The Trichosurus vulpecula isolate mTriVul1 chromosome 4, mTriVul1.pri, whole genome shotgun sequence genome contains a region encoding:
- the LOC118847730 gene encoding LOW QUALITY PROTEIN: 2',3'-cyclic-nucleotide 3'-phosphodiesterase-like (The sequence of the model RefSeq protein was modified relative to this genomic sequence to represent the inferred CDS: inserted 3 bases in 2 codons) yields MNRGFSRKSHTFLPKIFFRKMSSSAAKDKPELQFPFLMDEETVNTFRECKTLFVLRGLPGSGKSTLARAIVDRYRDGTKMVSADAYKINPGSQAVYHEEYKQLDEDLDISCRRDVRVLVLDDTHHERDRLEKIFDIADQYQYMVVLVEPKTSWRLDCNLLKEKNQWQLTADDLKKLKPGVEKDFLPLYFGWFLSKKGSENLQKVGQTFLDELSSHKAFKKEIEHFGSGDEPKEKIALASYFVKRPPVVLHCTTKFCDYGKAEGANEYAQQNVVKKSYSKAFTLTXSALFVTPKTMGARVELSEQQLPLWPADVDKVTPSDNLPRGSRAHITLGCAAGIEPVQTGIDLLEMVRQEKGGSQGEXELSRGKLYSFGNGRWMLRLAKKLEFRAIFIGYYGKGHTVPTHSSRKGGALLSCTII; encoded by the exons ATG AACAGAGGTTTCTCTCGGAAAAGTCACACATTCTTGCCCAAGATTTTCTTCCGCAAGATGTCATCCTCAGCTGCCAAGGACAAGCCTGAACTACAGTTCCCATTCTTGATGGACGAGGAGACTGTGAACACATTTCGTGAGTGCAAGACTCTCTTTGTCCTACGGGGGCTACCGGGCAGTGGGAAGTCTACACTGGCCCGAGCCATCGTGGATAGGTATCGTGATGGCACCAAGATGGTGTCTGCTGATGCCTACAAGATAAATCCAGGCTCCCAGGCTGTCTACCATGAGGAATACAAGCAGCTGGACGAGGACCTGGACATCTCCTGCCGCCGTGATGTTAGAGTCCTAGTACTGGATGACACCCACCATGAGCGTGACCGCCTGGAGAAGATCTTCGACATCGCTGACCAGTACCAGTACATGGTGGTGCTGGTGGAGCCTAAGACATCATGGCGGCTGGACTGCAATCTGCTTAAGGAGAAGAACCAATGGCAGCTGACTGCTGATGACTTGAAGAAGCTGAAACCTGGAGTGGAGAAGGACTTTCTGCCGCTCTACTTTGGCTGGTTCCTGAGCAAGAAGGGTTCTGAGAACTTGCAGAAGGTTGGACAGACCTTTCTGGATGAGCTGAGCAGCCACAAGGCCTTCAAGAAGGAGATAGAGCACTTTGGGTCTGGGGATGAACCTAAGGAGAAGATTGCCTTGGCTTCGTACTTTGTGAAGAGGCCTCCGGTAGTGCTGCACTGCACCACCAAGTTCTGTGACTATGGGAAGGCCGAAGGGGCCAATGAGTATGCCCAGCAGAATGTGGTCAAGAAATCCTACTCTAAGGCCTTCACCCTGA TCTCTGCACTGTTTGTGACACCGAAGACGATGGGTGCCCGGGTGGAGTTGAGTGAACAGCAGCTGCCGCTGTGGCCAGCGGACGTGGACAAGGTGACACCTAGTGACAACCTGCCCCGAGGCAGCCGTGCCCACATCACACTGGGCTGTGCAGCAGGTATAGAGCCTGTGCAGACCGGTATTGACCTGCTGGAAATGGTTCGGCAAGAGAAGGGGGGAAGTCAAGGAGA CGAGCTAAGTCGGGGCAAGCTCTACTCCTTTGGCAATGGGCGGTGGATGCTGCGTCTGGCCAAAAAGCTAGAGTTTAGGGCCATCTTCATAGGATACTATGGGAAAGGCCACACTGTGCCCACGCACAGCAGCCGAAAGGGAGGTGCCTTGTTATCTTGTACCATCATCTAG